In Camelus dromedarius isolate mCamDro1 chromosome 24, mCamDro1.pat, whole genome shotgun sequence, one genomic interval encodes:
- the VASN gene encoding vasorin: MSSRIPPRLLLPLLLLLPALRPRVQGCPSGCQCNQPQTVFCTARQGTTVPHDVPPDTVGLYIFENGITTLHVGSFASLPGLQLLDLSQNQIASLPGGVFQPLANLSNLDLTANRLREITNDTFRGLRRLERLYLGKNRIHHIQPGAFDALDHLLELKLQDNELRVLPPLRLPRLLLLDLSHNSLPALEPDSLDTANVEALRLAGLGLQRLDEGLFGRLRNLHDLDVADNQLERVPPAIRGLRGLTRLRLAGNTHIAQLRPEDLAGLVALQELDLSNLSLQALPHELSGLFPRLRLLAAARNPFNCVCPLSWFGPWVRESRVALASPEETRCHFPPKNAGRLLLDLDYADFGCPATTTTRPTVPTTRPTVWEPTFPPSSPAPTWFSPTEPATEAQSLPSDVPPTVGLAPWPQDCPASICLNGGTCHLGPRGHLECLCPEGFTGLYCDSRVRQGPRPSPAPATPRPPQPLPLGIEPASPTSLRVGLQRYLQGSPVQLRSLRLTYRNLSGPDKRPVTLRLPASLAEYTVTQLRPNATYSICVRPLGAGRVPEGEEACGEARTPPAARSNHSPVTQAREGNLPLLIAPALAAVLLAVLAAVGAAICVRRGRAAAAVAQGKGQVGPGAGPLELEGVKTPLEPSPKATEGGGEAPPGGPECEVPLMGYSGPSQQGPLPAKPYI; the protein is encoded by the coding sequence ATGAGCTCCAGGATCCCCCCACGCCTGttgctgccactgctgctgctgctgccagccCTGAGGCCCAGGGTGCAGGGCTGCCCATCAGGCTGCCAGTGCAACCAGCCACAGACAGTCTTCTGCACTGCCCGCCAGGGGACCACGGTGCCTCACGATGTGCCGCCCGACACAGTGGGCCTGTACATCTTTGAGAACGGCATCACCACACTTCACGTGGGCAGCTTTGCCAGCCTGCCAGGCCTGCAGCTCCTGGACCTGTCGCAGAACCAGATCGCCAGCCTGCCGGGTGGGGTCTTCCAGCCTCTGGCCAACCTCAGCAACCTGGACCTGACAGCCAATAGGCTGCGGGAAATCACCAATGACACCTTCCGCGGCCTGCGGCGCCTGGAGCGCCTCTACCTGGGCAAGAACCGCATCCACCACATCCAGCCCGGTGCTTTCGATGCACTCGACCACCTCCTGGAGCTCAAGCTGCAGGACAACGAGCTGCGGGTGCTGCCCCCGCTGCGCCTGCCGCGCCTGCTGCTGCTCGACCTCAGTCACAACAGCCTCCCAGCCCTGGAGCCCGACAGCCTGGACACCGCCAACGTTGAGGCGCTGCGGCTGGCCGGCCTGGGGCTGCAGCGGCTGGACGAAGGGCTCTTTGGCCGCCTGCGGAACCTCCACGACCTGGATGTAGCCGACAACCAGCTGGAGCGTGTGCCACCTGCCATCCGTGGCCTGCGGGGCCTGACGCGCCTGCGGCTGGCCGGCAACACACACATCGCCCAGCTGCGGCCCGAGGACCTGGCTGGCCTGGTGGCCCTCCAGGAGCTGGACCTGAGCAATCTGAGCCTGCAGGCCCTGCCGCACGAGCTCTCAGGCCTCTTCCCCCGCCTGCGGCTCTTGGCGGCTGCCCGTAACCCCTTCAACTGCGTGTGCCCCCTGAGCTGGTTCGGCCCCTGGGTGCGGGAGAGCCGCGTGGCGCTGGCCAGCCCCGAGGAGACGCGCTGCCACTTCCCACCCAAGAACGCGGGCCGGCTGCTCCTGGACCTTGACTATGCTGACTTTGGCTGCCCGGCCACCACCACCACGAGGCCCACGGTGCCCACCACGAGGCCCACGGTGTGGGAGCCCACATTCCCACCTTCTAGCCCAGCTCCCACCTGGTTTAGCCCCACAGAGCCTGCCACCGAGGCCCAGAGCCTGCCATCTGATGTTCCACCAACTGTGGGGCTTGCCCCCTGGCCCCAGGACTGCCCAGCATCCATCTGCCTCAACGGGGGCACCTGCCACCTGGGGCCTCGGGGCCACCTGGAGTGCCTGTGCCCCGAGGGCTTCACCGGCCTGTACTGTGACAGCCGGGTGAGGCAAGGGCCAAGGCCCAGTCCTGCCCCGGCCACGCCGcggccaccccagcccctgcccctcggCATCGAGCCTGCAAGCCCCACCTCCCTGCGGGTGGGGCTGCAGCGCTACCTGCAGGGCAGCCCCGTGCAGCTCAGGAGCCTCCGCCTCACCTACCGCAACCTGTCTGGTCCCGACAAGCGGCCAGTGACACTGCGGCTGCCCGCCTCACTCGCCGAGTACACAGTCACCCAGCTGCGGCCCAACGCCACCTACTCCATCTGTGTCAGGCCCCTGGGGGCCGGGAGGGTGCCTGAGGGCGAAGAGGCCTGTGGGGAGGCCCGCACACCCCCAGCTGCCCGTTCCAACCACTCCCCGGTCACCCAGGCGCGCGAGGGCAACCTGCCACTCCTCATCGCGCCTGCCCTGGCTGCTGTGCTCCTGGCCGTGCTGGCCGCCGTGGGGGCGGCCATCTGTGTGCGGCGGGGACGGGCCGCAGCAGCTGTGGCTCAGGGCAAAGGGCAggtggggccgggggccgggcccCTGGAGTTGGAGGGGGTGAAGACCCCCTTGGAGCCAAGCCCCAAGGCAACTGAGGGTGGTGGGGAAGCCCCACCTGGAGGGCCTGAGTGTGAGGTGCCGCTCATGGGCTACTCGGGGCCCAGCCAACAGGGGCCCCTCCCTGCTAAACCCTACATCTAA